In the bacterium SCSIO 12741 genome, AGTAAGTAACTTTTCCGTGCAACACTCCTTTTTTGTACTGAGCCCAGCGGCGAATCTCTCCGCTTTTATACCACTGCTTCCAGATTCCTTCTCGCAGTCCTTTTTTGTATCGGCCCTGTTCTTTAAGCACTTTATTACGGAAATAAGAAGTGTAATCACCATGAAGGGCCTTGCCATGATAGGCACCACGGATCCCCACTACGGTATGGGATTTACAGGAATAATAAAAGCGATCTTCTCGAGGATGGGAATACTTCTTGTCTTCGCTTATCAGGATTACTTCTGTATAATCATCGTGAGTAATGTACTGTCGGTCTAAAAACTCAAACTCGTCCTGAGCGCTTAGTTCCGGGATGGTCAAAAAAGTGGCAAACAGGCCTAACAACCACAACGTTGAAATCGTTTTCATGGGTTCGTTTTTTGGTGGTGCCAGTAAACTACGTCTAAAACAAGGAGTGCCGTTGGTTACGGATTGTGTTGGATTGTCGGTAATTGGTTTGGCTTATATGAATACAAATTTCAAAATTATTTCGGAAAAACCAAAAAAATGGACGGTAAAATACACCTCAAAAAAGCCTCCTGCTCCAAAACCTAATGGCTTGATTATCTCCAGCCTTTGTTGCACTTTTGAAGGCACTGAGAACGCACTATGAAAACACTAAACTCCTTCCTACTCATCGCCCTCCTGGCCTTTGTGAACTGGGGATGCCAGGAACCTGAAATAACGGCTCCTCCCAGCGCACCCAAAGTGGATCCCAAAACCAAAAACGTCATTTTCCTCATCGGAGATGGAATGGGGCTCACTCAAGTAAGTACGGCCTTCTATTTTTCAGGGGGTGTTCCCAACTTTTCGAAGTTTCGTCAGATCAGCTTGATTAATACTTCATCTCGTAGTCATAAGATTACTGATTCGGCAGCTGGTGCGACAGCCTTTGCCTGTGGGAAACGGACCTACAACGGAGCCATTGGAATGGATGCGGATACTCAATCCATTAACAACATTACTGAGATATTGGCCAAACGAAACATTCGCTCTGGGCTGGTTTCTACTTCATCTATAACCCATGCCACACCAGCCTGCTTCTTCGCTCACGCTGATTCGCGTAGGAAGGAAGAATTCATTGCTTCTCAGATGTCTGATTCTGAAGTGGACTTTTTTGCTGGTGGTGGTTCTCATTTCTTCAACAAAAGAAAAGATGGAGCCAATTACATCGATACCCTCAAAAATCGAGGATTTGAAATAAGTCTCGGACCGATTCAAGCCCCTGAAAACTGGGATATCAATAAAAAATACGGATTCCTTGCTGATACCCTGGCTATGCCAAGCATGTTAAAAGGACGTGGTGATTTTCTTCCAGAGGCTACTCAAATGGCCCTTGACTACCTTTCTCAGGATACTAATGGTTTCTTCCTCATGGTGGAAGGATCTCAGATCGACTGGGGCGGACATGCTAACAACTCCGACTACATCATCACGGAGGTGGAAGACTTTGACAAAACGATTGGAGTGGCACTTGAATTCGCCATTCGAAATCAAAATACGCTGGTTATTGTCACCGCTGACCATGAAACGGGTGGATATGCCTTGTCTTCAAGAAGAGATACGATCGACGGTAAAGTGAGAAGCAACTATGACGAAATCGCACCTACCTTTTCTACGGGAGGGCATACGGCTTCTCTAATTCCGGTTTTTGCATACGGTCCAGGGGAAACGGACTTTAACGGGATTTACAACAACCACGAGATCTATCAAAAGATGCTTCGGGCTCTTCAATAGACCTACATCTCAAATTCTGATTTCATTTCTTGCTGTTTGTGGTAGAACTATTCATACCGCAATAGAGTCTTAAACCATATTGTTTCAGATGGCCTTAGTGCCTGCTTTTAAAGAAATTCAAGGAGAAGAATAGAAGAAAAGAAAAAGGTGTCGAACGGGTCAACACCTTTTTTCGATGTAAACCTTTTCTTCCTGTCAGGAGGTCAGAACCTTTCAAATCAAAACTTCGTCAAATGGAGAGCTTGTTGATAGGGTGCAACAAACTCTCCCAAAACCTTGATTTGACGGCAGCATTCTTTCGAATGCAACAAGTTTCCATTCAATAACCAAAAGATGAAAACTCTTTAGAGGATCATTTCGCGAATAATCTTCTGAGGACGAAAATAGGATTTAGTCGGGCTAAACGGTTAAAATTGGCTGTTAAACAATGGCTACAAGAGATTGTAACATCATGATTAACAAGAAAATAAATTGCACTTTTTGAAATGGGCTAAATTTAAGTTTCTGTCGAATTCACCACAAAATTTCGCGGTTATATGCGCATCAGGTAGGAATTTAAACGCTCCTCGGCAGGCATTCCCAACTTCTTTTTGAGCCGATATCGGGCGATGCGGACAGTGTCTGGAGATATATTTAGAATACCCGCAATTTCCTTAGCATTCATATTCATCCGGATTAACGAACAGTATCGCAGATCGTTAGTGGTCAACTCTGAACTAATCTCTGCGAGCTTCTCATAAAACCCTGGGTGAACCTGGTCAAATTGATCATGAAACTCCTTCCAGGTAGCATCCGAGCTTCCGTATTGGTTGATTAGATTAATCAACTCCCGGGTTTTAGATTGTCGTTTCCTTTTGTCCAATACCAACAGAGCGTGCAATTCTTTTTTGAGTTGAGAAAACAACTCGTTTTTAGCACTCCCCTCCATTAATCGGGACACCAAACGCTGCTGCTGCCACTTTACCTTAGAATCGAGCAACTCATTCTCCAAATTTACGATTTGTAGCCTCTCCTCTGCCAT is a window encoding:
- a CDS encoding alkaline phosphatase, which translates into the protein MKTLNSFLLIALLAFVNWGCQEPEITAPPSAPKVDPKTKNVIFLIGDGMGLTQVSTAFYFSGGVPNFSKFRQISLINTSSRSHKITDSAAGATAFACGKRTYNGAIGMDADTQSINNITEILAKRNIRSGLVSTSSITHATPACFFAHADSRRKEEFIASQMSDSEVDFFAGGGSHFFNKRKDGANYIDTLKNRGFEISLGPIQAPENWDINKKYGFLADTLAMPSMLKGRGDFLPEATQMALDYLSQDTNGFFLMVEGSQIDWGGHANNSDYIITEVEDFDKTIGVALEFAIRNQNTLVIVTADHETGGYALSSRRDTIDGKVRSNYDEIAPTFSTGGHTASLIPVFAYGPGETDFNGIYNNHEIYQKMLRALQ